ATCATTGACCAAAATGATATTCACTTTATCAGCAGGTAGCACCATTGCCGATCGTATAAAGTCTTTCACCAAATCCTGTTTGTTATAAACAGGACAAATAATATCAAGTTTCTTTTGTGGAATATTCATGCGTTTTACTCGGTTAAAATTTAAGTCAGCCGATCCCTGCTTTACACACGATCAAGATAATGCTGTGAGAGGAGGTTTTTGAGCCACAGCCCGGCAGCTTAAGGGCTACCGGGCCATAAAGCCGAGTGGTTATTTAATCGCGTAATAAGGCATCGCAACCTGCTTACCATTAATGACAACGGAGATGTAGCCTTCGACTTTATCGGTATTAACCTGTTCAGGACGAAGGGCACGCGACTCCATCAGCACATCGCCTTGCTCATTCGCGCCAAAACCTGCTTTACCGTTGTGGACGGAAAAGCGCTGCAGGGCTTTGTGGGTGCTGGCACCGGCAGGCTGACTGACAAACTTCATCGTGCTGTCAAAACGGGCACAGCGGCCAACCATAAAGCGATCTTTCGCCGTGGTTTTCATTAGCACACCGGCGGAAGCGAGCCAGCCAGCGAGTTTGATGAAGACACGCGCATCGGTGTCATAAGGTGCATCGACCATCACATCGACAATCGGGCTGACGCCTTCAGCATGCCAACTCGCTTCTGCCTTCTGCGTTTTGCGCTGCAGGCTGATGATCGCTTTGCCACCGGTGGTTTTACCGCCGGTAATATCGCTCAACACCTGTTGGTCAGTGCCTTTGTTGTAAGAGGATTGACCGAAAATCTCAATCTCCCAACAGTCGCCGACATCCGGGCTATACAGATTACCCAGCTCAAACCATTTTTCCTGATTTGAGTTGTTTTCGATGCGAAAACGCGAGGTCAGATAGTTATATTTCATGCTGCCATCAACGGCAACACCGTAGGATTCAACGCGTGTGGACCCTCGTTCCCATGCGCTCAGCCACTCTTCGCCGGTGTGTGAGTTATCAATTTTGCTGCCAACCTGCAGGTTGGTCTGGCGCGTATTCAGGCGTGAATGATGCGCCAGCAGAGGGTTTTTACAACCTTCCATACTCAGCGCATCAATGATCCACTGGCCATTAGAAATATCGCCCGGATTTTCAGTATGCTCAATCCAGCCATTATGGATAATTGACTGGGTTGCACGCGGCAGGTTTAGCACCATACCGCCGCTGCAGTTTTGGGCATTGAAGTTAGAGAGTTCAATGGCGGTACTGTGGTCCCAACTGCCCTGCTTTCTGCCAGACCAGGCAGATTTGATCACGTCGCCGGTACAGCGCGAGGCGTACCACTGGTCAATTTTGCAGTCGAGCGTATCCAGCATGCTTAGCGCGGTGCCGCCAACAAAATTGAAACGCAGGCAGGCTCCACGGAAGAACTGACCGCCGGCACAGGTATTTTCGAAAAAGCCCTGTTTGTTAGGGTTTTTGTTCACCTGACCATCAAACACCAGGCTACTCAACTCGACGCGGCGTGCGTTCACCTTAAAGATAAACGCCGATTTGCCATCCGACACAATGGTCGTTGCCGGGAAGTAACCAAAGTTGACCATGGCGCCAGACACCCGGAAAAAGCCGGTCTCTTTCTCACCGAAATCACAGCCGGACACAAAGAACTTACCTGCGGGAAACTGCACGCAGATCTGCTGGTTAGCGTCCTGTGACCACTGATACATCGCCATGATGATCGGCGCCGTATCGGTTTCACCGTCAGCAATCGCACCGAAATCAAACAACGTCAGGCGGTTATAATCTTCCACCACACGACGCCAGTGGAAATCGCTGCCGCTGCTGAAGATTACGCCGCCGTTGTCTTTAGCCGCGGTAAAGCTGCCAACAAACTCGCCGCCGCCGACTTCCAGGCCTTCATGCCAGCTTTTCAGCTTGATTTTGGCGCCTTCAAACAGTGGGCGTGTTTTACGCAGCTGATCAACCGAGGGAATCTCCCCGATCAGCTGATAGCCCGTTGGCTGCGCCAGACGCTGGCTAAAGTCAGCACTGTTCGGACGAGAGACATCAGGCATAAAGAACAGCTGCTCGCCGTTGTCATCATAGACCGCCATCGAATGGGACGGGTTGGCGATCAACGCCGCGTTATCCGCAATGAACTGATCGAAATTGCCGCGATTCAGCGTAATGGGCTGCTGAATTTCAGAGACTTTGCCGTCGGCATTACGCAGGAAAACCGGAATGGTATTGCCACTTTTGGTCGGATCCACGCCCGCTTTGCCAATCCACAGTTTGCCCTGGAAGTTGTGCCAGAACTGCGGTGGCATGGTATAGACGTTTTCCGGCGTCAAAATGGGTACATCCGCTGGCGGAATATCTTTTGGATTCACGTCTTTCAGGTTTAACGTGCCGGAGCCACTCTTCGCGGCATAGCTGGAGAACGTGCTGACGGAAACGGCGGCTACAATTGATGACACCGCTGTTTGCAATACTTCTCTTCTTTTCATTCGTTCAATCCCGTGGTCAATTTTACCCATTAGCAGGCGAGAAACAGTTTCCCAGAGGGGTTTACACCAATGAC
The sequence above is drawn from the Duffyella gerundensis genome and encodes:
- a CDS encoding phage tailspike protein, with protein sequence MKRREVLQTAVSSIVAAVSVSTFSSYAAKSGSGTLNLKDVNPKDIPPADVPILTPENVYTMPPQFWHNFQGKLWIGKAGVDPTKSGNTIPVFLRNADGKVSEIQQPITLNRGNFDQFIADNAALIANPSHSMAVYDDNGEQLFFMPDVSRPNSADFSQRLAQPTGYQLIGEIPSVDQLRKTRPLFEGAKIKLKSWHEGLEVGGGEFVGSFTAAKDNGGVIFSSGSDFHWRRVVEDYNRLTLFDFGAIADGETDTAPIIMAMYQWSQDANQQICVQFPAGKFFVSGCDFGEKETGFFRVSGAMVNFGYFPATTIVSDGKSAFIFKVNARRVELSSLVFDGQVNKNPNKQGFFENTCAGGQFFRGACLRFNFVGGTALSMLDTLDCKIDQWYASRCTGDVIKSAWSGRKQGSWDHSTAIELSNFNAQNCSGGMVLNLPRATQSIIHNGWIEHTENPGDISNGQWIIDALSMEGCKNPLLAHHSRLNTRQTNLQVGSKIDNSHTGEEWLSAWERGSTRVESYGVAVDGSMKYNYLTSRFRIENNSNQEKWFELGNLYSPDVGDCWEIEIFGQSSYNKGTDQQVLSDITGGKTTGGKAIISLQRKTQKAEASWHAEGVSPIVDVMVDAPYDTDARVFIKLAGWLASAGVLMKTTAKDRFMVGRCARFDSTMKFVSQPAGASTHKALQRFSVHNGKAGFGANEQGDVLMESRALRPEQVNTDKVEGYISVVINGKQVAMPYYAIK